A portion of the Thermococcus sp. genome contains these proteins:
- a CDS encoding alkaline phosphatase family protein: MRKKLALISLDGCGVYNLRHMPFLSELAETGDSEVVDSIFPTLTDLVHTSVMTGVWPKDHGVVENGYYDRLSDRRVNFYDYEVAFNLHKVIKAPTIVDLLRQKGVRTASVSGYTMPPFSGTDVRIFPPFFASDKMYRSHGRDWRKDLWVLNSALYLHEECGPDLLLIHFASIDGMGHDHGPLSEGALKAVETVNTAVRTLWERLKDEYAFVIFADHGQEEVHTWVNLKIYLRKHGIETLRVSSGGGVHVYLRDPNEVEDAFEVLRRAPGVEGVFFREDLPHLNTPTGGELIVSAKPGYWFCSHRMCKGIKGVSHWVKGMHGSMNKPVMKVPLILWGFERVGFDEPSLMDIAPTVLKFFGIEKPGNMVGRSLV; this comes from the coding sequence ATGCGGAAGAAGCTCGCCCTCATAAGTCTCGACGGCTGCGGCGTTTACAACCTCAGGCACATGCCATTCCTAAGCGAACTGGCCGAAACAGGGGATTCTGAGGTAGTCGATTCCATCTTTCCGACGCTCACAGATCTAGTACACACAAGCGTTATGACAGGGGTGTGGCCGAAAGACCATGGGGTAGTCGAGAACGGCTATTACGACCGACTGAGTGATAGGAGGGTGAACTTTTACGACTATGAGGTGGCGTTTAATCTCCACAAGGTCATTAAGGCCCCAACCATCGTTGACCTGTTGCGGCAGAAAGGTGTTAGAACCGCCAGTGTCTCCGGATACACAATGCCTCCCTTCAGCGGAACGGACGTCAGGATATTCCCTCCCTTCTTCGCAAGCGACAAGATGTACCGCAGTCACGGCCGTGACTGGAGAAAAGACCTCTGGGTTCTGAACTCTGCCCTCTACCTCCACGAGGAATGTGGGCCTGATTTGCTCCTCATCCACTTCGCCTCGATAGACGGCATGGGACACGACCACGGGCCACTGAGTGAGGGCGCGCTTAAAGCCGTTGAAACAGTTAATACCGCCGTTAGAACCCTCTGGGAAAGGCTGAAAGACGAATACGCCTTTGTAATCTTCGCGGACCACGGGCAGGAGGAGGTTCACACGTGGGTGAACCTGAAGATATACCTCAGGAAGCACGGAATTGAGACACTCCGCGTTTCCTCCGGAGGAGGGGTTCATGTCTATCTGAGGGATCCAAACGAGGTCGAGGACGCCTTTGAGGTCCTTAGGCGGGCACCGGGCGTTGAGGGGGTATTCTTCCGTGAGGACTTACCTCACCTCAACACTCCAACGGGTGGCGAGCTGATAGTTTCTGCCAAGCCCGGTTACTGGTTCTGCTCACACCGAATGTGCAAGGGAATAAAGGGTGTGAGCCACTGGGTTAAGGGCATGCACGGTTCTATGAACAAGCCGGTTATGAAGGTCCCGCTGATTCTATGGGGCTTCGAAAGGGTTGGATTTGACGAGCCGAGCCTCATGGACATAGCGCCAACGGTTTTGAAGTTCTTTGGGATAGAAAAACCGGGGAACATGGTGGGGAGGAGTTTGGTTTAG
- a CDS encoding Nre family DNA repair protein, translated as MNASVFNSRLCAICKGRKLLCGRPTCPILERFRVARTVKRKLNKRYLFGSSPPSIFVGEYGYPEVRLGPLVPPIEGKTDYLDSPMKWGDKTIKDILYYRSLLVMGETKTDIHVRKSARVLGEVQELAMSVKPVDSEILLKRKPVLKVLPSEFAPPIGPKAELLDFELTENPKIPRRTDYVVSDELRAEGAIMRLYNWGFDEYYIIRLLSAGLLGLDKRLVPTRWSITAVQDTIGKNLRREILHHPHINDYEVYFYRFMGNRYAVLLMPTSYAFELLEVWLKGSLFGASEPSVIHDYEDFHGRKGYVKETAGAYHAARLSVLESLRSRRRQARAVVFREVTPEYYAPVGVWQIRLGVKKAMGNLIGRFETLNEALDVIKRRLEHPFERYIARSYVLGSLMRQKTLDGWLGRDIYHLNRESSGG; from the coding sequence ATGAATGCGTCCGTCTTCAACTCAAGACTATGTGCCATCTGCAAGGGCAGAAAGCTCCTCTGCGGGAGGCCGACCTGCCCGATTCTTGAGAGGTTCAGGGTAGCCCGCACCGTCAAGAGAAAACTGAACAAACGCTACCTCTTCGGTTCCTCGCCTCCAAGCATCTTCGTTGGGGAGTATGGTTATCCGGAGGTTAGACTCGGCCCGCTTGTCCCTCCAATTGAGGGGAAGACGGACTATCTCGACAGCCCTATGAAATGGGGAGACAAGACGATAAAGGACATCCTCTACTATCGTTCCCTGCTCGTCATGGGTGAGACCAAGACCGATATCCACGTGAGAAAGAGCGCTAGGGTCCTGGGTGAGGTTCAGGAGCTGGCCATGTCTGTGAAGCCGGTGGATAGCGAGATTCTTCTCAAGAGGAAGCCCGTCCTGAAAGTCCTTCCGAGCGAGTTTGCACCACCGATAGGGCCGAAGGCCGAGCTCCTTGATTTTGAGCTCACGGAGAACCCGAAGATTCCGAGAAGAACTGACTACGTTGTCAGCGATGAGTTGAGGGCTGAAGGGGCCATAATGCGCCTCTATAACTGGGGCTTCGACGAGTACTACATCATAAGGCTCCTCTCTGCCGGACTCCTCGGTCTGGACAAGAGGCTCGTCCCAACGAGGTGGAGCATTACAGCCGTTCAGGACACCATAGGCAAAAACCTGCGGAGGGAAATTCTCCACCATCCTCATATAAACGACTACGAGGTCTATTTCTACAGGTTCATGGGCAACCGCTACGCGGTTCTCCTGATGCCCACGAGCTATGCCTTCGAACTCCTTGAGGTCTGGCTTAAGGGCTCGCTCTTCGGTGCGAGCGAGCCGAGCGTGATCCACGACTACGAGGACTTCCATGGGAGAAAGGGATACGTCAAGGAGACTGCAGGTGCCTACCATGCCGCTCGCTTGAGCGTCCTTGAATCCCTTAGATCGCGGAGGAGGCAAGCGAGGGCCGTGGTCTTCCGTGAGGTCACTCCCGAGTACTACGCTCCCGTCGGCGTCTGGCAGATCCGCCTTGGCGTGAAGAAGGCGATGGGCAACTTGATCGGACGCTTCGAGACGCTCAACGAGGCGCTCGATGTTATAAAGAGGCGCCTTGAGCATCCCTTCGAGAGGTACATTGCGAGAAGCTACGTACTCGGAAGCCTCATGAGGCAAAAAACCTTGGATGGATGGCTCGGAAGGGATATATACCATCTGAACAGAGAAAGCTCGGGTGGATGA
- a CDS encoding pyridoxal phosphate-dependent aminotransferase has translation MIRPSERAMGIEYAIRDVVIPARELEKKGINVIRLNIGDPGKYDFQPPKHMRDAYCKAIQDGHNYYGTSEGLPETREAIVQREKRKNGVDITSDDVRVTAAVTEALQFIFGALLNPGDNILVPSPSYPPYVGLVKFYGGIANEYLTVEENGWQPDIDDMRKKINERTKAIAVINPNNPTGALYERKTVREILDLAGEYDLPVISDEIYDLMTYEGEHVSPGSLTKDVPVIVMNGMSKVYFATGWRLGYFYYVDPEGKLDEVREAIDKMARIRICPSTPAQFAAVAGLTGPMGYLDEYMGKLKERRDYIYKRLTEIPGISTTKPQGAFYIFPRIEERSKWKNDFEFVMDVLHKAHVLFVHGSGFGYAGDWHFRIVFLPPVETLEAAMNNFEAFMRERLAE, from the coding sequence ATGATTCGTCCATCTGAAAGGGCCATGGGTATTGAGTACGCCATAAGGGACGTCGTTATTCCGGCCAGGGAGCTTGAGAAAAAGGGGATAAATGTCATAAGACTCAACATCGGTGATCCGGGCAAATACGACTTCCAGCCGCCGAAGCATATGAGGGACGCGTACTGCAAGGCCATCCAAGACGGCCATAACTACTACGGCACAAGCGAGGGGCTTCCTGAGACCCGCGAAGCCATCGTCCAACGCGAGAAGAGAAAGAACGGCGTTGATATAACCTCAGACGATGTCCGCGTCACTGCGGCGGTCACCGAGGCACTGCAGTTCATATTCGGTGCCCTCCTCAACCCTGGGGACAACATCCTCGTCCCGAGTCCAAGCTACCCCCCATACGTTGGCCTCGTCAAGTTCTACGGTGGAATCGCCAACGAGTACCTAACGGTTGAGGAGAACGGGTGGCAGCCAGACATAGACGACATGAGGAAAAAAATCAATGAGAGGACGAAGGCTATAGCGGTCATCAACCCCAACAACCCAACGGGAGCCCTCTACGAGAGAAAGACCGTGAGGGAGATACTGGATCTGGCGGGAGAATACGACCTTCCTGTCATCAGCGACGAGATATACGACCTCATGACCTACGAAGGAGAGCACGTCTCCCCCGGTTCTCTCACGAAGGATGTGCCTGTCATAGTCATGAACGGCATGTCCAAGGTCTACTTCGCCACCGGCTGGCGCCTCGGCTACTTCTATTACGTCGACCCGGAGGGCAAGCTCGATGAGGTGAGGGAGGCTATAGACAAAATGGCTAGGATAAGGATATGTCCGAGCACTCCCGCTCAGTTCGCGGCCGTTGCTGGCCTCACCGGTCCGATGGGCTACCTCGATGAGTACATGGGCAAGCTCAAGGAGAGAAGGGACTATATATACAAGCGCCTCACGGAGATTCCGGGAATAAGCACCACCAAGCCTCAGGGAGCCTTCTACATCTTCCCGAGAATAGAGGAGCGCTCTAAGTGGAAGAACGACTTTGAATTCGTTATGGATGTCCTTCACAAGGCCCACGTGCTCTTCGTCCACGGCTCCGGCTTCGGCTACGCTGGTGACTGGCACTTCAGGATAGTCTTTCTGCCGCCGGTTGAGACCCTTGAGGCTGCCATGAACAATTTTGAAGCCTTCATGAGAGAGAGGCTTGCGGAGTGA
- a CDS encoding 30S ribosomal protein S7 encodes MAKELSERFFVPKEAKVFGRWSVEDVVVNDPSLRPYINLDAKILPHSHGRHAKKSFGKASVHIVERLMNKVMRSGSSGHKVGGHFMRRESRSLMSKKMKAYEVVKEAFMIIERRTKKNPIQVLVQALENSSPREDTTTIAFGGIRYHMAVDVAPLRRLDIALKNIALGASAKCYRNKTSYAQALAEEIIAAANRDPKSFAYSKKEEIERVAQSSR; translated from the coding sequence ATGGCCAAGGAGCTCAGTGAGAGGTTCTTCGTACCGAAGGAGGCGAAGGTCTTTGGAAGATGGAGCGTTGAGGACGTCGTTGTCAATGACCCGTCACTCAGACCCTACATAAACCTCGACGCCAAGATCCTCCCCCACAGCCACGGGAGACACGCCAAGAAGTCGTTTGGGAAGGCCAGTGTTCACATCGTCGAAAGGCTCATGAACAAGGTCATGAGAAGCGGTTCAAGCGGCCACAAGGTCGGCGGCCACTTCATGAGGCGTGAGAGCCGCTCCCTCATGAGCAAGAAGATGAAGGCCTACGAGGTCGTCAAAGAGGCATTCATGATCATCGAGCGCAGGACCAAGAAGAACCCCATCCAGGTTCTCGTTCAGGCCCTCGAGAACTCCTCACCGAGGGAAGACACCACAACCATAGCGTTCGGTGGAATCCGCTACCACATGGCCGTGGACGTTGCCCCACTCAGGAGGCTCGACATCGCCCTGAAGAACATCGCCCTCGGCGCTTCAGCTAAGTGCTACAGGAACAAGACCAGCTACGCTCAGGCCCTCGCGGAGGAGATAATAGCCGCCGCCAACAGGGATCCGAAGAGCTTCGCCTACAGCAAGAAGGAAGAGATTGAGAGGGTTGCCCAGTCCTCACGCTGA
- a CDS encoding MoaD/ThiS family protein gives MIRVKVLGRGIEKEMEWKKGTKVADVLREIGFNTESAIAKLNGRIALEDEKVENEDYVEIIPVVSGG, from the coding sequence ATGATCAGAGTAAAGGTCCTGGGAAGGGGAATAGAAAAGGAGATGGAGTGGAAAAAGGGCACGAAGGTCGCCGACGTACTCCGGGAGATTGGCTTCAACACAGAAAGTGCGATAGCGAAGCTCAACGGCCGTATCGCCCTTGAAGATGAAAAAGTGGAAAATGAAGACTACGTTGAGATTATCCCGGTAGTTTCCGGCGGCTGA